AAACGTAAATTCAATCAGGAGGTGCCAGGGAAGGTCCTGCTTACTGACATTACCTATCTTTATTATGGGAAAGGCCAAAAAGCTTATTTATCATGCGTGAAGGATGCCGCCACAAAAGAAATCGTTACGTACCATTTATCTACTTCATTAGAAATGGATATTGTTTACGAGACCTTACATAAGCTAAAGCAGGCTGTGTGTCACGAATTCCATCCGAGTGTAATCCTTCATTCTGACCAGGGGTTCCATTACACCAATCCTCTATTTCAACGCAAAGTGAAGGAACTTGGGATAACCCAATCCATGTCCCGTAAGGGAAACTGTTGGGATAATGCGCCAATGGAAAGTTTTTTTGGCCACTTTAAGGATTTGGCAGAATATAAAACATGTACTAATTTAACGGATGTGAAGGAAGAAATTGATCGAGTTATTGAAGAATATAATGAACATCGATACCAATGGGGGTTAAAGAAAATGGCCCCGGTACAATACCGGGACCACTTATTAGCCATTTAGGCACTTTTTTATACTGTCCGTAAAATGGGGTACAGTTCATGAAATCATTCCGGAACCTTTTTGTTGGATCATTTATCCGCTGGTACAACCGCACCTTTGTATTCCTCAAGGATGAAGTCTTTAATTTCTTTTGAATGCAAAACTTCCACTAACGTCTTGATCGCTTTTTTATTTTCATCGCCTTTGTTAACAGCAATGACATTCACATATGGTGATTCGGAATCTTCAATCGCAATCGAATCTTTCAATGGATTCAAGCCGGCATCGATTGCATAGTTGGAGTTGATCAACACAGCATCACCTTCGCCGCTTTCATAGATTTTCGGAAGTAAGGCCGCTTCATATTCAGCATCGAATTTAAGGTTATTCTTATTTTCGATGATGTCTTTCGTTGTAGCTGTCGTTTTATCGATGCCTTCTTTCAACTTGATAAGGCCATTTTTTTCTAATAGAGATAAAGCACGGCCATGGTCAGCGACGGAGCTGCTTAAGATGATCGTTGCTCCTTTAGGAAGCTTATCGATGCTTTTATATTTTTTTGAATATAAGCCGATGGGCTCGATATGAATGGCGCCCGCATTGACGAAATCATATCCATTTTCTTTAATTGCCGACTCCAAGAAAGGCAAGTGTTGGAAATAGTTTGCATCCAATTCCTTATCATTCAACGCCTTATTCGGTAAAACGTAGTCTTGGAATGTTTTGATTTCCAAGTCGATGCCTTTTTCTTTAAGAATTGGCTTCGCTTGTTCAAGGATTTCTGCATGCGGAACATTGGATGCCCCTACGACCAATTTCTCGGTATCGCTGCCACTTTTTTTGTCCTTGTCGCTTCCGCAAGCTGCCAAAGCGATCGATAATACTAAAATTAACGCAAATCCTAAAAACTTCTTCATCTTATTCATCTCCCTTTATCTTTTGTCCAATTTGGATGTAATCACATCTCCAATAATCTGAATTATGAAGACGATAATTAGAATAACGATTGTCGCTACGAGTGTAACGTCATTTTGACTTCTTTGGTAACCTTCCAAATAGGCCAGATTCCCAAGCCCGCCGGCACCGATGACCCCTGCCATTGCGGTATAGCCGACTAATGCGATCGATGTTACCGTGATCCCTGAAACGAGGGCGGGCATCGACTCTGGAAGAAGGACCTTCCAAATGATCGTGCTCGTTTTGGCCCCCATCGATTTAGCGGCTTCGATTACGCCTTTATCGATTTCACGAAGGCCGATTTCCACCATACGTGCATAAAAGGGAGCTGCACCGATAATGAGCGCCGGCAGCGCCGCATTCACGCCGATCATGGAACCGACTAGCGCTTTGGTGAATGGAATGAGCAGGACGATCAAAATAATAAATGGAATCGATCGGAATATATTAACGAGAGCACTGATGATTCCGTTCACAACCCGGTTTTCCCACATATTCCCTTTAGCTGTCAAGAACAGGACCAAGCCCAATAGTATCCCGATAAAGAAAGTCGCCACTACAGAGATGCTAGTCATATACAATGTTTCTTTTGTTGCCTCAATCATTTTTTCCCAATCCATATTCGGCAATAATTCTTCAAGCATGAGTGATCACCTCCACGCCTACCTGCTGTGCTTTAACGAATTCGATTGCGCGGAGCATTTCATCCTCTGTGCCGTCAAGGTGAATGAACAATGTTCCATATGAGCCGCTTCTGGTTTGGGATATCTTACCTTGAACGATATTGACATCCAACTCGAAGTTACGTACGAGCTTGGTTATCAACGGGCTTTCCGCATGATCTCCTACAAAAGTCATTTGAATCACTTTACCTTCTGGAAAGCGTTCGAATAAATGGTCCATCGTTTCCTTCGTTTCTTCTGGCTCCGTCACCTGTTGCACGAAACGCTTCGTCATCTGTTCCTGAGGATCCCTGAACACATCGAGGACTGGACCTTGTTCAACGACCTGCCCGTTTTCCATTACAGCCACACGATGACAGATTTTCCGGATTACATGCATTTCATGTGTGATCAACACAATCGTTAACCCAAGCCGCTGATTGATATCAACGAGCAATTCGAGTATGGAATCCGTGGTCTGTGGGTCCAAAGCGGAAGTCGCTTCATCACACAGCAGTACTTTCGGATCGTTGGCAAGGGCCCTTGCGATACCAACCCTTTGCTTTTGCCCGCCGCTCAGTTGTGAAGGATATGCCTTCTCCCTGCCTTCCAGTCCGACCAATTTGATCAATTCGTTGACACGCTTCGTCCGTTCAGTTTTCGAAACCCCCGCAATTTCCAACGGAAAGGCTATATTCTCCTGAACGGTCCTGGACCACAACAGATTGAAGTGCTGGAATATCATGCTGATTTCCTGACGGGCCTTGCGAAGCTTAGCTCCTTTGATTTTGGAAATTTCCTTATCTGCTACGATAACGGATCCTTCAGTCGGTGTCTCCAAGCCATTGAGCATTCTGATCAAGGTACTTTTCCCTGCCCCGCTGTAGCCAATGATACCGAAAATCTCACCTTTATTTATTTCAACGTTTACGTTATTTACAGCCCTGATCGTATCGCTGCTTCCTTTTCCTGTCCGAAACAGCTTACTGACCTTCGTCAATGTAATCATTCTTGCTCACCTCTTTTATCCTATAAAACCTATGAACTTAGTTGCTTTCTCTACATAATCCAGCTTGCGTTTCTTTACCCATGCACATGCTTAGGGTTTCCTAAATTTAAAAATAAAAAAACCTTTCTGCATGAGCAGAAAGGCAGATAAAGAAACTGGCCTTCCTCTCATCTTCCAAAGTGTTTACACTTTGTGTGAATTGGCACCTTTCCAAGGAAAAACCTCCTTGTCGGTTGCCGGGCTTCATCGGGCACATCCCTCCACCTCTCTTGATAAGAGCTAATATATAGAATATTTCGTACATCATTACGTTCATTAGTATGGAGAAATTTTATCACAGATAAAAAAGGAGTGCAATGTATAATATTTCTAGAACAAAAAATATCAGGACTTTTTACTTAAATCGATTTGGATGCCAGTGAAACGATATCCGTCGCTTTTTCGATGGCCTGCTCTAAATCCTCTATTAAGTCTTCTACGTTTTCTATCCCGATGGATAGCCGGACTTGATCGGCACTCACCCCTGATTTTACCAGACCTGCATCATTCAGCTGTTGATGGGTGGTGCTGGCAGGATGGATGATTAAACTTTTCGCATCGCCGACATTCGCTACATGTGACCATAATTCGACTGAATTGATGAGCCTTGCCCCTGCTTCACGATCTCCCTGGATTCCGAAGGTCACGACGGCCCCCGCTCCTTTAGGCAAATATTTATCGGTAAGCGGCTTATCCGGGTGATCCTCATCAGCTGGATGTGATACCCATTTCACGGCAGGATGATTTTTCAAGTATTGAATGACGGTCTTCGTATTTGCAAGATGCTCCTTCATTCTGACATGCAGCGTTTCTAGGCCAAGCGTAAACTGGAAGGCACTTTGGGCACTTAGGGCAGGACCTAAATCACGAAGCAATTGCACCCTGGCTTTTGTAATGAAGGCCGCAGGACCAACTGCCTCGGCATATACCAAGCCATCGTAGCTTGGATCAGGCTCCGTAAAGCCAGGGAAGTTCGGCGAGTTCCAGTCGAATTTGCCTCCATCCACGATGACACCGCCTAATGTCGTTCCATTACCCAAGAGCCATTTCGTAGCGGAATGGATGACTATATCCGCTCCAAAATCTATCGGTCTGCAAAGGTAAGGTGTAGCAAAGGTGTTGTCGATGATCAAAGGTATGTGGGCTTCATGGGCGATTTTTGCCACTGCTTCGATATCGAGGACCCGCAAACTGGGATTTCCAATCGTTTCAGCGAAAATGGCCTTCGTTCTTGGCGTAATCGCCCTCCTAAAATTCTCAGGATCATCGGGAGATACGAACTTCACTTTAATTCCGTATTTAGGAAGGGTGTTTTCAAAAAGGTTATACGTGCCCCCATATAAGGTAGAGGCAGAGACGATTTCATCCCCTGCACCGGCAATATTGAGGATTGACAGGGAAATGGCAGCCATTCCGCTTGCAGTTGCCAATCCGCCGATACCGCCTTCCAATAACGCCATCCTCTCCTCGAAAACGCTGACCGTCGGATTATGGAGCCTAGTATATATATATCCCGTTTCCTTTAAACCAAATAAATTGGCTGCATGATCCGTATCTTTGAACAAGTATGCATTGCTTTGATAAATGGGAACGGCACGGGCTCCGGTTTCATCTGCTTGCAGCCCGCCATGAACACTCAATGTTTCGAAACGCAATTTTTTATCTGACATGTGCTTTCTCCTCTTCTTCTATGGATTTATTTGGAACAGCCTGGGAATGGTTCTTATCCTACACAAAAAAACCACTTCCACAAGAAGAGGCTTTCATACACACCTCATCTTCCAGAGTCAAAACTCTGCTGGAATTAGCACCGTATATATATGTATACCGGTTGCCGGGCTTCGTCGGGCCAGTCCCTCCGCCACTCTTGATAAGAACTATTTAATTTTGATCTTTTCTTGCAACAGTAATTTCTACATTCAAAATATAGCATTTTACGATTACCCAGTCAATAAATTGTTAGAATATTCTTTGTTTTTATTTCTTTTTTCGTTGAAAAAAATAAAGCCAAGAACCCAATCCGTTTCCGGTTGGGTTCCTAGCTAAGTTCCTTAAGCAAGCCATACAGATACGGAACGGATTGAAAGGCATATATTTTTTCATGAAGTTGTCCTCCCTTAAAGAGCAATAAACAGGGGACACTTTCGATTTCATATGTTTCGGCCATCCCTTGGACATAGTTCATATTCATTTTGCCTGCCATCATTTCCGGGAATAATTGCAAAGATATATCCAGCATCTTAGAGGCGACCTGACACGTGCCGCATAAGGGCGTATATAAATATAGGCAAAAGGTTTCCCCGTTTTCAATAGCTAGCTTGCACGTTTCCTCTTTCCACTCCTGCATCACTCAGTCTTTCACCCTTTAACTTAAAAATTTCATTTTTACATTCATGTTGGCAGATAGAAGTACAGTTGCAATATGATGTTCCGGCGAGCTTTCCACTTCTTTGTACATTTTATTAATGTAAAGGTGGTTCGCTTCCGGCATTTCCCTTCGAAATTGCTTTCGCAGCTTTTCTCCCGATTCATCTGCATCAAAGAGGAGATAAACATCCCGGTCCATCAATTCCTCCACCAATTCATCCAGTTTGGTTATTGAAATGGTCCCATTCGTACATCTTATTTCCACAACTTCATTCAAAACGGAGGCAACCTTTTTTCTGTCGGAGCTGCCTTCTACAATGATCACTTTATCATAATCGCCGCATTCCATGTCATCACTCCATTTCACGAATTGTGGACAACTGCCAGACACAAAAGGAAAAAGAGAGCAGACCGGTCAGCCTCCTCTCTCTTTCGTCTTACCCGTTGATCAAGCTTTCATATTCTTCCGCACTCATAAGCCCTTCAACATCACTGCTGTTCGTTGGTTCAACCACGATCATCCATGCTTTTTCAAAAGGAGATTCATTCACATACTCTGGGTTGTCACTTAAATCTTCGTTCACTTCGACAACCTTGCCGCTGATCGGAGCATACAGCTCAGAAACGGTCTTAACCGATTCAACACTTCCAAATGGCTCGTTGGCTTTGAGCTCGTCACCGACCTCCGGAAGCTCGACGAAAACGATGTCCCCAAGTTCCGATTGGGCAAAAGCCGTGATCCCGATGCGGACTGTTCCATCTTCGGTTTTGACCCATTCATGTTCTTTCGTGTAACGAAGTTCTTTTGGTGTTGTCGTCATTATTGATTCCCTCCATATGTACAGCTTGTATTTTCTATTACATTATAAAGTAGAAACATTATTTAAGTAAGGAATTAACCAAATTTTTGTATAATTTTAGTTCCAAACCTGTTCGAATTGCTCTTCTTTGAAGCCTACTGTCACCTTGGCCCCATCGGTAACGATCGGCCTTTTCAGAAGCATCCCGTCAGTCGCCAATATATCAAGCATCTCTGCTTCCGTAG
This genomic stretch from Peribacillus muralis harbors:
- a CDS encoding toprim domain-containing protein; amino-acid sequence: MECGDYDKVIIVEGSSDRKKVASVLNEVVEIRCTNGTISITKLDELVEELMDRDVYLLFDADESGEKLRKQFRREMPEANHLYINKMYKEVESSPEHHIATVLLSANMNVKMKFLS
- a CDS encoding methionine ABC transporter permease, with protein sequence MLEELLPNMDWEKMIEATKETLYMTSISVVATFFIGILLGLVLFLTAKGNMWENRVVNGIISALVNIFRSIPFIILIVLLIPFTKALVGSMIGVNAALPALIIGAAPFYARMVEIGLREIDKGVIEAAKSMGAKTSTIIWKVLLPESMPALVSGITVTSIALVGYTAMAGVIGAGGLGNLAYLEGYQRSQNDVTLVATIVILIIVFIIQIIGDVITSKLDKR
- a CDS encoding O-acetylhomoserine aminocarboxypropyltransferase/cysteine synthase family protein gives rise to the protein MSDKKLRFETLSVHGGLQADETGARAVPIYQSNAYLFKDTDHAANLFGLKETGYIYTRLHNPTVSVFEERMALLEGGIGGLATASGMAAISLSILNIAGAGDEIVSASTLYGGTYNLFENTLPKYGIKVKFVSPDDPENFRRAITPRTKAIFAETIGNPSLRVLDIEAVAKIAHEAHIPLIIDNTFATPYLCRPIDFGADIVIHSATKWLLGNGTTLGGVIVDGGKFDWNSPNFPGFTEPDPSYDGLVYAEAVGPAAFITKARVQLLRDLGPALSAQSAFQFTLGLETLHVRMKEHLANTKTVIQYLKNHPAVKWVSHPADEDHPDKPLTDKYLPKGAGAVVTFGIQGDREAGARLINSVELWSHVANVGDAKSLIIHPASTTHQQLNDAGLVKSGVSADQVRLSIGIENVEDLIEDLEQAIEKATDIVSLASKSI
- a CDS encoding methionine ABC transporter ATP-binding protein, whose product is MITLTKVSKLFRTGKGSSDTIRAVNNVNVEINKGEIFGIIGYSGAGKSTLIRMLNGLETPTEGSVIVADKEISKIKGAKLRKARQEISMIFQHFNLLWSRTVQENIAFPLEIAGVSKTERTKRVNELIKLVGLEGREKAYPSQLSGGQKQRVGIARALANDPKVLLCDEATSALDPQTTDSILELLVDINQRLGLTIVLITHEMHVIRKICHRVAVMENGQVVEQGPVLDVFRDPQEQMTKRFVQQVTEPEETKETMDHLFERFPEGKVIQMTFVGDHAESPLITKLVRNFELDVNIVQGKISQTRSGSYGTLFIHLDGTEDEMLRAIEFVKAQQVGVEVITHA
- a CDS encoding MetQ/NlpA family ABC transporter substrate-binding protein, which gives rise to MKKFLGFALILVLSIALAACGSDKDKKSGSDTEKLVVGASNVPHAEILEQAKPILKEKGIDLEIKTFQDYVLPNKALNDKELDANYFQHLPFLESAIKENGYDFVNAGAIHIEPIGLYSKKYKSIDKLPKGATIILSSSVADHGRALSLLEKNGLIKLKEGIDKTTATTKDIIENKNNLKFDAEYEAALLPKIYESGEGDAVLINSNYAIDAGLNPLKDSIAIEDSESPYVNVIAVNKGDENKKAIKTLVEVLHSKEIKDFILEEYKGAVVPADK
- a CDS encoding thioredoxin family protein, whose protein sequence is MQEWKEETCKLAIENGETFCLYLYTPLCGTCQVASKMLDISLQLFPEMMAGKMNMNYVQGMAETYEIESVPCLLLFKGGQLHEKIYAFQSVPYLYGLLKELS
- the gcvH gene encoding glycine cleavage system protein GcvH, translated to MTTTPKELRYTKEHEWVKTEDGTVRIGITAFAQSELGDIVFVELPEVGDELKANEPFGSVESVKTVSELYAPISGKVVEVNEDLSDNPEYVNESPFEKAWMIVVEPTNSSDVEGLMSAEEYESLING